The sequence below is a genomic window from Lolium perenne isolate Kyuss_39 chromosome 4, Kyuss_2.0, whole genome shotgun sequence.
ggtgaagaatgtgcgatatcagcgacctctctctgatcatctcctcaacaaatataagcgtcagtacgaccaacacCGGCGATACAACaacgacgacgaaagagatcgccgggctagcagggacgccagtaaAAATCGTCGGCATGATTGGGACGATgaaggatatgagcgccatgccaaggaaaagccAAGAGAGAAAGAtgacgtggacaggcactgggactgtcccttcttcaaacactgctgggattcaggaatgagccgattgcccacaaatcggcaactgcccagaatgtagacagaagaagaagggcacaggagacgtgtcagtgttcaagcgtctaggacctctcccatctcggaacaagcaagctgagtcctctcgggtggaagatctcgaggaattagaagacgaagaagaagaagaagaagataaataccaccgtccaaggtggtgccctgatggactcagccactcccaaaaacgtagggttcagcgactacgttgcttggagaaagccgaaaggttatacctgcatacgttgaggaaagcgcggcctgatttggccgcgaaaattcagcgaactctggacgaggagggtcgaccacagaagaaagagtggcgccccaaacagaagaaagccgatgatgagacatcggctggcacaaacatggtgttcatccttccagcggagttttgtgctcctggaaccgaagaggcacctgtggcacaacttgactgcggcccaaggccggttatctttgagaagccacgagaaagaagttacagacacctgaaggccctgtacttacgaggttatatcaatgggcagccggtcaacaagatgctggtcgacaccggagcggcagtcaacatcatgccatactccatgctacgtcgtctgggacgctctagctcggatctgatcaagaccaacgtcactttgagcgacttcaacggccaagcatcagaggcacaaggtgttctgaacgtggatctgaccgtaggaaggaaaaccatccctacgacattcttcattgtcgatagcaagagcacctacgctgtcctgctagggagagattggatccacgccaactgttgcattccatccacgatgcatcaatgcttaatacagtgggatggagatgaagtagaaatcgtccatgcagatgactcagccgagatctcaacggctggcatgaacgtttgggagacggcaggccaagagccactctccggcatcaccttggacgactgtgagcgaatcgacgtgacaaaaaacggggtgaggctggtcttatccaccggcctgaccgtgtaacaagagcaaaggctatggacgtacgtggcaaggccgatcccagcgatcggccccaaaaaataaaaagtgatgatcttgtctcaagcatgccacgtagtcgtagtgacgcacgaacaagatgtaaaccttcattgagcaatgcaatcaaaatgggggccgattccagcaatcggcccatattattatcctcgccatacgttttgcctgtgttcagcgtcgatctaacaggtgacggaaagctagggtatgggtttacatcggctgatgagctagaagaagtcgacattggtcctggggataagccacgaccaactttcatcggcaaaaagttagatccacacctCAGGAGCTAGATGATAGCTTTGTTAAaacaatacccagattgctttgcgtgggattacacagagatgcctgggttagacaggagcatcattgagcatcggctccctctcaagaaaggatttcggccgttccaacaacgagcacgtcagatgaaggccgaaattctcgaagaagtcaagaaggagatcgagaaaatgttagccgccgggttcatcaggccatgcagtgcgctgaatggatctccagatcgtacacagagaaaaaggacggccgatggcgcgtggccatagatttccgagatctcaacagagccactccaaaggatgaatatccaatgcatgtggcagaaacattgatcaatgcagctgctggccacaaggtgttaagcttcatggatggcaatgccggctacaaccaaatcttcatggcaccagaagatatacacaagactgcattcagagtaccaggatcggtgggcttgtttgaatatgtggtcatgacttttgggctgaagaatgccggtgcaacataccaacgagccatgaattacatttttcatgatctgatcggcaagttggtggaaatttacatcgacgacgtggtggttaagtctgtctccatggaaggacacttggatgatttgcgacgcatcctagaccgaactcgaaaattcgggctgagaatgaatccaaagaagtgtgcctttggtgtgacggccggtcagttcctaggttttttggttcatgaacgaggaattgagatcggcctgaaaagtcaggaggcagtacgtaccatgcagccgcctaccacgaagaaggaactccaacgtcttatcggcaagatcaacttcgtccgacggttcatctctaatctgtcaggacgaatcgagccgttcatggcattggtgaagatcaaatctgatgacgagtttcactggggggcagaacagcagcgggcgtttgacgagattaagcagtatctaacaacgccgcctgtgctagttccacctcagcaagacaagccgttctacatctacttgtcagtagctgacacgtccattgcttcagtggtggtgcaactctacgaggggatTGAAAATGTCgtcttctacctcagcagaaggatgttggatgcaaagACGAGGTATcatgaggtcgagaagttatgcctttgcctattcttcacctgcaccaagcttcatcacatccttttgacggcagaaatcatcgtcatatgcaagtcagacgttgtcaagcacatgctgtcggctcctgttttgaaaggccgacttggtaagtggatgtttgcgttatcggaattcgatctccggtatcagcctgcgaaagcagtcaaaggacaagcgttggccgatctcatagctgaacggatcaatactaatatagcagcactatctgtatgtgcatgggctatgttcttcgatggatcggcttgtgacgatggttgtggcatcgacgttctgctcgtgtcgcctcggggggcaacatattccttctccatcaggctatctacaccttgcaccaacaatgtcgctgagtatgaggcgatacgcaagggaatggagttgcttttggaagccggggcagaagcggtggaactttttggagactcgaagttggtgatctcccagctcacggatgaatacaagtgcgagagtgagtcactcttcccttattggatggaatgccgcgagctgatggcaAAATTTCGGTAcaccaacttcaattgggtcccaagatctcaaaataccgaggccaatgatctcgcacagatggcgtcaggctacaaggacataccagacgggtcagacgTTCAGGTGcatttcctggaacaggatgactggagagccgatatcttcaattacttgaaggattcggctcggggggcacctaaacggataaggtacaaggccatgaaatatgtccttataggagatgacatgttctacaggacgttggaagggttactgctcaagtgcctgggaccaactgagtctaatcggctcttacacgaggtgcatgaaggcgcctgtggaactcaccaatcggctcataagatgaagtggctgatcaggcgatcagggttttattggcccaccatgcttgaggactgcttcaactactacaaagggtgccaagcgtgtcagatgttcgggaagattcagatggtacccgcatcagcaatgaatcccatcatcaaaccttggccatttcgaggttggggcatggatatgatcggcaaaatccatcctgcgtcgagcaaaggccacgagtggattttggctattacggattacttcactaaatgggtggaggtcgtccctatgaagaaggtaaaatcagaagatgttatcaaatttgtgaaagaacatgtcattcataggttcgggattcctcaaaccatcacgaccgatggaggttcggtcttcatctctaaagaattcagaaagttctgcgatgacatgggaattaagctgatccgatcatctccatactatgctcaagccaacgggcaagctgaagcgtccaatcagagcctgatcaagctgattaagaggaagattgacgagaaccctagggtttggcatgaaacattgtcagaagctttgtgggcctatcgcatgtcatgccatggagctataaaaacttcaccataccagctcgtctatgggcaggaagccgtattgccttgggaaattatggctggatcgagacgtgtcacgtttcagaatgatctaacagctgaagaatatgcagccctgatgagtgatactattgaggatgcaacggaacttagactttggtccttggagaagattaaagagaacaaagccagggtggctcgcgcctacaataagaaggtgagaccaaaggagtttcaagttggtgatctagtatgggaagccgtgttgccattaggaaccaaggataaagcatatggcaaatggtctcctaattggcacggtccgtacaaagtcgatcaGGTATTGATGGGCAatacatacatgctcgagcagctggacggtgttaaattcccagtagccgtcaatggtcaacacctcaagaaatatttcccaagcatgtgggacgatggacagtgaaacatgggggccgatgtataaaatcggccagtaaaaaaaaatttatatgcaaatcacagccgatgcacagacatcgactttaggaaCATGGATACCGGTACAGCCGAtgctcggacatcgactttagaataatgaaaagccgatgcatagccatcgactctagaggaataagctcaatgGAGCAGGTTAACAAATCAGTTTCAGGCCAGagtccatggcatttgagatgattctcccattggatttgctgaggagttgaatctgtgcgtttgagattggaggatggcgtggacacggattGGACCTGTTGTGGCCTTAAATCACGTTTTGAGTAAAAGCCGATgccttgccatcggctctttgagcgttgacttcgtttgacaatcggcaaatttgataagagagcaaaatcaatagaggaatattttcttcattaataaagggggatttcttacaaagaaagagccgattgctcaagggaggaagaacaaaagaaaggtctattgaccaatctgctactactactagacctatactagtagatcctactctacgggccgtcgctgccctcgtcgtcgccatcggagctctcgtcggcgctgctgccggcaggctcctcgtcgctgctcccatagccctctatgggagcttcctcctcctcgtcgtcgtcgtcgtcgtcatcatcatccgatccggcgcggaagcgcttcgccggcggatagtcctcgagggagtcgtcgtcgtcttcttcttcctcctcctcggaggaagtgtagccgtcccaggagaacgagtcgtcctcactcgtcgcctccagttccccatcggcaaggaactggaggtcatcgtcgccgctggtcaaggacttgtcatcctcggaccagacgaaggGCTCGTGGTCCTCGTTGTCCCACTCCGTTgaggcgaggatgtcgtgcgccgccagcgagccccactccggcgtcggctcacgagatgaagaagattgggaggaaagatccgacgaggtggaggaggacgaagaggagaaggactgggaagaaagatccgacgaggcggaggaggaagaagaggaagacattgctacaggagatggggatttttgggtgccgatggctagaacagagcaaggggatgaagaggcgaactgttcggcgcggttaaataaaagggggtgtagtggattcaatgccacagcagtttccgaggaagtggtgcccaaagaaaaaaaaaacaactgtcaaatcacgcggagaagttgagaaggcagggcatcatgatgaaggatactgcggcggttttgccctgccacgacgtgacccaacgaagaaaaggcagagtggttttggaattatcatttccaaaaccaggggggcatgtgttatcaccagaatttgaccggatcagaggtgggccgtgattaaagaagggcttgaagaatatacacggaagatatacatgaatcggccttgtacacgaagtttgggctagtttgcccgtgtatctgtaaatatagtaggatacgtgtcggttagttagaatttggctcgtacacggttgggattatccccacgttagaaagtctacggactataaatatgtatctagggttattgagaaaaacaacaatcacgttcacaacaaaccaatctaggcgcatcgccaaccccttgtttcgagggtttcttccgggtaagcatcatgctgcctagatcgcatcttgcgatctaggcagtatacgtttattcgttgttcatgcgttgctcgtgctgaagccttgttgatggcgagcaacgtagttatcgtagatgtgttagggttagcattgttttacctttatacatgctttgatccatgctatccctagacgtctagccgcctttacacctatcttaggtgtaagggcggcaccttgcttgatccgtgtttagtagatccgatctgttatgattgctccttgttcttcaaggattagtttaatatctgcatagttaggccttgcaaacgggttgaaagatccagtagcacgtagggtgtagtttgctagccctagataagatgttccgggaatcaactctatgttggtttttaggccttatctagggctggtttattatcatcttgcgtggctgccaggctcaatcatgtgtaggatgttccgattatgcggtgaaaaccctaaatcgtcgtaggtcgttttagctttatatcgatcaagcaggaccaccatgtgatcgtagacctcatacgaatcatgggtggatcggctccttgagccgattcacaggacaacctgagagccgatcgaggctcgtatttaatgtttacgtgtatgccatgcatgaaactaagcgaagcaatccatcaccttcctgaccaggtataggtcaggtagcacgcccttgcaccagcatcgggacgtgcgtgccggagatttgcgggccgtcgctcgagggaccagggccagccgcagttctgggagcctcccggctctacgtgttgcccgtcgctactcgccggtgggtttcagaCGCCAACAAATTCATAGGAAGCTTGCTATAAAGAGTTTTTTTTGCATCATCAAATGTACATATTATTGTAAAAAACAATTTGAAGATACACAAGGAGATGCAAGGATGTAAATACTCGTAAGGACTAATTTTGCTCTTCCTTTTAGTTATTTTTTGCAAGTACGGTATAGCTATATAGGTGTCGAGTGCAAGGACAAGTTTCTGGTTTTCAATCGGCCCTACATatgtcaaaaaaaaagaaaactggCCTAAGGAAAAAAGCGGTTACTTCATTTTCTGCTTTACTTCCTTTTGTCAGCATTTGTTTTGCCACATGAATTAAAGGCCTAGTAAAATCCTGGCCGTTTTCTAGTCGTCTAGTTTTTCGTTCAGAATTAACAGGAAATCTGGGAAGCGATGGGAAGGGGGGGCAACAATTTTATCGATCTAATGTTTTCCACTGTTGTGGGTAAAGAAGAACATGCGTGTAACTCGTTTATTCCACGTTTCCATGCACTCGTGTTTGGTAGGATTCATATAATTTTCTGCTCATCAAACATATCTGCATTTCTGATAGTTCTTCTGATGATGTTACGAGTTAAGTAGTGTCATGCATTTCCGATAGACTTTGAGAAGCTTGACAACGACTCTGTTTTTTATGAAATCTCAGAGAGTCCATGTTGGATTAAAAGTTAAAATGAGTAAGCAGAAACCTCgaagaaaaaaaaatcatatCATATGGTCTCTGATTACAGTTTGAACTTGGCATGATAACGTACAAGTTACAAGCAAATTTACACGCACCAAACAGCTAGCTCCCGTTCCATCTTAATCCGTACACAAGCGGTTGAATCGAAGAAAAATCAAGAAATTAAgaaaaaataacaagacaaggCCGTTCGAGAGATAGCCGCGCGTCCCACATCGTTTGCGCCAAGAAAGTGATGACGGCAGGGCAGGGCACGGCGTTTGAAACTTTGAATTACCTCCTCTTGTTCCTGCTCCCGAGCACGAGCGCGATGTAGAAGAGGATGCGGAAGAGGAAGCCCCACGCGACGGTGATCCCCCTAGCTTTATTTTGCCTACCCTCGTAGATGATATAACGATACATTGATTTGGACCCAGCAAGTTcttgacgcactcttttccttaccagtgtacctaaggggactggaaggtttttaatgaggcggcttgctggtGTGTTTTACTTATTGAGATATGATTTTAAAAAAAAGGCCTAGTAAAATCCTGGCCGTTTTCTAGTTGTCTAGTTTTTCGTTCAGAACTAACATGAAATCCGGGAAGCGATGGGAAGGGGAGCAACAATTTTATCGACTGTTGGGGGTAAAGAAGAACAACTGAGATATCAAATAGACTGTCCCAAAAAGAATCTACAGGCTCTCCCGATGCCAGAGGTCGAGTCGACGCAAGCCAAAATCCCAGACTCGGGTGGGAATCGGGCATAACTCATAGGATGTGCCTacgtctcagttgactgagattttcttaattcTCAGTCAACTCCGAAAAGTGCAACTACAgttaaagaaaagtgcaactcggttcagttgcacatttctatcagaaaagtgcaattgcacttttttaacggaaaagtgcaactcaaggtATATTTTTGTAAGTGATTTAGACTTAcaaaaatctcagttgactgagacatagcaaaaccgtaaCTCATAACTGCAAGGATTTTTACCGGTAGGTCTTGGGTTTAGCATCCGCATTGTACATGCCCTCTGATAGGATCAACGTCCAACTAACTACAACTACCAAAAACTAACATGCGTGTAACTCGTTTATTCCACGTTTCCATGCACTCGTGTTGGTAggattcatttaattttcttgctTGCTAAGCTGAATTTCTGCTCACCAAACATATCTGCATTTCTGATAGTTCTTCTGATGATGTTACGAGTTAAGTAGTGTCATGCATTTCCGATAGACTTTGAGAAGCTTGACGACGACTCTGTTTTTTATGAAATCTCAGAGAGTCCATGTTGGATTAAAAGTTAAAATGAGTAAGCAGAAACCTCgaagaaaaaaaaatcatatCATATGGTCTCTGATTACAGTTTGAACTTGGCATGATAACGTACACGTTACAAGCAAATTTACACGCACCAAACAGCTAGCTCCCGTTCCACCTTAATCCGTACACAAGCGGTTGAATCGAAGAAAAATCAAGAAATTAAgaaaaaataacaagacaaggCCGATCGAGAGATAGCCGCGCGTCCCACATCGTTTGCGCCAAGAAAGTGATGACGGCAGGGCACGGCACGGCGTTTGAAACTTTGAATTACCTCCTCTTGGTCCTGCTCCCGAGCACGAGTGCGATGTAGAAGAGGATGCGGAAGAGGAATCCCCATGCGACGGTGATCCAGAGGCAGTCCCACTTGGTGAGGTCGGTGACGGCCTGCTGCCTGAGGAAGTCTGGCCCGGTGGTGATGCAGGTGTTGGTGCCGATGTTGATGCCGAGGGAGGAGCTCATGGCGCACAGCAGGCGCACCTTGAGCGGCACGGGCAGGACGGCGAGCGGCGTGTTGTCGAACATCTGCACGCCGCGCACGAAGCAGCGGGCGGGGTCGCTGAACTCGTTCATCATGACGGCCTCGTACGGGTACTTGACGAGCGACGCGTAGTGGAACCAGAGCCAATACTTGGGGATCCTGTCGCGGTTGATGAAGAATCCGCTGAAGAGGAGGAAGTAGGCGGGCGTGGAGACCACGACCGGGAACCCGAGCTGCACGTTGGTGACCACGCCGGAGAGGAAGGTGGCGAAGCCGCTCCCGGCCCAGAATGAGGCCAGTACGATGGccacgaagaagaagaagccctGGGCGCCGCCGGCCAGCCCCACGGCGAAGAAGGTGGTCACCGCGAAGGCGAAGGAGAGGACGATGAGCGAGGGGAAGCCGACGACGGTGTGGGAGAGCACGTAGGAGGAGCGCCGGTATGCGTTGTAGGCCGTCTCCCGGAGGAAGATGTAGCGCTCGTTGAGGAACACGGGCAGCGCGTCGGAGCAGGTGTAGAACATGGTGgacatggttcgttctatgatgtctcttactgatttgccgttatcattttggagttatgcattagagacagccgcattcactttaaatagagcaccatcaaaatccgtagaaacgacaccgtatgaattatggtttaataagaaacctaagatgtcgttccttaaagtttggggttgcgaagcctatgtaaagaagttacaaccggacaaggtagaacccaaagcggagaaatgcgtcttcataggataccctaaagaaactatagggtacactttctatcacagatccgaaggcaaaatctttgttgctaagaacggaacctttcttgagaaa
It includes:
- the LOC139839193 gene encoding ABC transporter G family member 5-like, which encodes MSTMFYTCSDALPVFLNERYIFLRETAYNAYRRSSYVLSHTVVGFPSLIVLSFAFAVTTFFAVGLAGGAQGFFFFVAIVLASFWAGSGFATFLSGVVTNVQLGFPVVVSTPAYFLLFSGFFINRDRIPKYWLWFHYASLVKYPYEAVMMNEFSDPARCFVRGVQMFDNTPLAVLPVPLKVRLLCAMSSSLGINIGTNTCITTGPDFLRQQAVTDLTKWDCLWITVAWGFLFRILFYIALVLGSRTKRR